The following proteins come from a genomic window of Methanobacterium sp.:
- a CDS encoding TaqI-like C-terminal specificity domain-containing protein: MDSQRAVKLLDETFNQEFDIERFAIFINELFNHFKFKKNFEEDSVPLSTEYNDYIEKLQSLGVYRDSNKETIEVFAVKLKRDSSVEKARTMQRNSIANYLKKFNRNASLVAFYGDNPEDWRFSLVKVDYELFKDEKGNLKVDEKLTPAKRYSFLVGKNEPNHTCRSQFLPLIEKETEDPTVEEIETAFSVEKVTKEFFNEYKELFLRLKDSLDKIIGKDPVIKAEFDEKNIITADFAKKLMGQIVFIYFLQKKGWLGVEMDQEWGTGPKNFLRTLYDKKDYDNFFNDVLEHLFYDALATDRYDDYYEKFECKIPFLNGGLFEPINLYNWRKTGIKIDNKIFGDILNTFDLFNFTIKEDEPLERIVAVDPEMLGKVFENLLEVKDRKSKGAFYTPREIVHYMCQQSLINYLGTHLEIPKEDIESFIQLGDFALDSIIRAKELGQSSKMYALPESIIAEKDIIDKLIDEVKIVDPAVGSGAFLVGMMNEMLKVKSILSLLKDEINVNYDIKHQIIENSLYGVDLDSSAVDITKLRFWLSLIVDEESIDDIKPLPNLDHKVMCGNSLLEEYNGLKLFDENILLEKPKEKKELKQITLYDERLQESRKKLKRLRELQKLYFNEQNKRQKDSYRAEIDKIEWELIEETLKEEGNEEAIQKLEHYKKGNSKPFFLWKLYFAEVFQRKNPGFDVVVANPPYGIVYDEAFKKMYEDKFETFKRNNDIYVAFYENGLFLLRNNGTIVYITPNTFLNGDYFKLLRKKLTSEVIITEIHDFKNVHIFDDPTVFVAVLSSIKKREVNYPYTFNIKTSKDSIANFDEELIEIEKKSDKPLKARNPILRKILGIPNIELIDNIFYVKDVGFNYWTKGRGKKRGGNSIGKRVFYKGKQLDSKDIPFLKGRNIVKYYIDSPNNYLKHDYESYLDYEVDTFRFSENFLKQNPKIIYRQTSNKIVATIDFNSYFLDKTVHLIVPKEDKSSLDLKYVLALLNSRLFNYLYQYVSQEMSGRTFAQVKTTYIKQLPVKLISILEQKAYIELINQIFEITRNNDYLTDDKKQNEVKKLENELDKLIYDLYELTPKERKIIGNFNQE, from the coding sequence ATGGATAGTCAAAGAGCTGTAAAACTTTTAGATGAAACTTTTAATCAGGAATTTGACATTGAAAGATTTGCAATTTTTATTAATGAATTATTTAACCATTTTAAGTTTAAGAAGAACTTTGAAGAGGATTCAGTTCCACTAAGCACGGAATATAACGATTATATCGAAAAATTACAATCTTTAGGAGTATACAGGGACTCTAATAAAGAAACAATTGAAGTTTTTGCAGTTAAACTTAAAAGAGATAGTTCTGTTGAAAAAGCAAGAACTATGCAGCGAAATTCAATTGCTAATTACCTTAAAAAATTTAATAGGAATGCATCATTGGTTGCTTTTTATGGTGATAATCCTGAAGATTGGCGGTTTTCACTTGTAAAAGTAGATTATGAACTTTTTAAGGACGAAAAAGGTAATTTAAAGGTTGATGAAAAGCTAACCCCTGCAAAAAGATATTCATTTTTAGTTGGTAAAAATGAGCCGAACCATACCTGTAGAAGTCAATTTTTACCCTTAATAGAAAAAGAAACTGAAGATCCGACTGTTGAAGAGATTGAAACTGCTTTCAGCGTAGAAAAAGTAACTAAAGAATTCTTCAATGAATATAAAGAGCTTTTTTTACGCCTAAAGGACTCATTAGATAAAATAATTGGGAAAGATCCTGTAATAAAAGCTGAATTCGATGAAAAGAATATAATCACTGCGGATTTTGCAAAAAAACTAATGGGGCAAATTGTATTTATTTACTTCCTGCAAAAGAAGGGGTGGCTTGGAGTAGAGATGGATCAGGAATGGGGAACTGGTCCTAAAAACTTCTTAAGAACTCTTTATGATAAAAAAGATTATGACAATTTCTTCAACGATGTATTAGAACATTTATTTTATGATGCATTGGCTACTGATAGATACGATGATTACTATGAAAAATTTGAATGTAAAATTCCTTTTTTAAATGGGGGTTTGTTTGAGCCTATTAATTTATATAATTGGCGTAAAACCGGTATTAAAATTGATAATAAAATATTTGGAGATATTTTAAATACTTTTGACCTGTTTAACTTTACAATAAAAGAAGACGAACCTTTAGAGAGAATAGTGGCTGTAGACCCTGAAATGTTAGGGAAAGTCTTTGAAAATTTACTTGAAGTTAAGGATAGGAAATCAAAAGGTGCTTTTTATACTCCAAGAGAAATTGTGCATTACATGTGCCAGCAGAGCCTTATTAATTATCTTGGTACTCATTTAGAAATTCCAAAAGAAGATATTGAAAGTTTTATCCAGTTAGGAGATTTTGCATTAGATTCAATTATCAGAGCTAAGGAATTAGGCCAATCTTCTAAAATGTATGCACTTCCAGAATCTATAATCGCTGAAAAAGATATTATTGACAAATTAATTGATGAGGTTAAAATTGTAGACCCTGCTGTTGGATCAGGTGCATTCCTTGTTGGTATGATGAATGAAATGCTTAAAGTTAAGTCTATTTTATCTTTATTAAAAGATGAAATTAATGTAAATTATGATATTAAGCATCAAATAATTGAAAATTCCCTTTATGGAGTAGATTTAGACTCTTCTGCAGTGGATATAACAAAATTAAGGTTTTGGCTTTCTCTTATAGTTGATGAAGAATCTATTGATGATATAAAACCATTACCTAACTTAGATCATAAAGTAATGTGTGGAAATAGCCTTCTGGAAGAATATAATGGTCTAAAGTTATTCGATGAAAATATTCTGTTAGAAAAGCCTAAAGAAAAAAAAGAGTTAAAACAGATAACCTTATATGATGAAAGGCTTCAAGAATCACGTAAAAAGCTAAAAAGGTTAAGAGAACTGCAAAAACTTTACTTTAATGAACAGAATAAAAGGCAGAAAGATAGTTATAGGGCAGAAATTGACAAAATAGAATGGGAATTAATTGAGGAAACTCTTAAAGAAGAAGGTAATGAAGAAGCTATTCAAAAGCTTGAGCATTATAAAAAAGGTAATTCAAAACCTTTCTTTTTATGGAAATTATATTTTGCAGAGGTCTTTCAAAGGAAAAATCCTGGATTTGATGTAGTAGTTGCTAACCCTCCATATGGGATAGTATATGATGAAGCCTTTAAAAAAATGTATGAGGACAAATTTGAAACCTTTAAAAGAAATAATGATATATATGTGGCATTTTATGAAAATGGATTGTTTTTATTGAGAAATAACGGAACAATTGTATATATAACTCCTAACACATTTTTAAATGGAGATTACTTTAAATTGTTACGAAAAAAATTAACTAGTGAAGTTATAATCACTGAAATTCATGATTTTAAAAATGTTCATATATTTGACGATCCAACTGTGTTTGTAGCGGTACTTAGTAGTATTAAAAAAAGAGAAGTCAATTATCCTTATACCTTTAATATCAAAACTTCAAAGGATTCAATAGCTAATTTTGATGAAGAACTAATTGAAATAGAAAAAAAATCTGATAAACCATTGAAAGCTCGAAATCCCATATTAAGAAAAATTTTAGGAATTCCAAACATTGAACTAATTGATAATATTTTTTATGTTAAAGACGTGGGTTTTAATTATTGGACAAAAGGTAGGGGTAAAAAGAGAGGAGGAAATTCAATAGGTAAAAGAGTATTTTATAAAGGCAAACAATTAGATTCTAAAGATATACCTTTCTTAAAAGGTAGAAATATAGTTAAATATTATATTGATTCTCCTAATAATTATTTAAAACACGACTATGAAAGTTATTTAGATTATGAAGTTGATACATTTAGATTCTCTGAAAATTTTCTGAAGCAAAATCCAAAAATAATTTATAGGCAAACTTCAAATAAAATTGTTGCAACAATAGATTTTAATTCTTATTTTCTTGATAAAACTGTTCATTTAATAGTTCCAAAGGAAGATAAAAGTTCTTTAGATTTAAAATATGTTCTAGCATTATTAAATTCTAGATTATTTAATTATCTATATCAATATGTTTCACAAGAAATGTCTGGTAGAACGTTTGCTCAAGTTAAAACTACTTATATAAAACAATTACCTGTCAAATTAATCTCTATACTAGAACAAAAAGCTTACATTGAATTAATTAATCAGATATTCGAAATAACAAGAAATAATGATTATTTAACCGATGATAAAAAACAAAATGAAGTAAAGAAGCTAGAAAATGAACTTGATAAACTAATATATGATTTGTATGAATTAACTCCTAAAGAAAGAAAAATTATTGGAAATTTCAATCAAGAATAA
- a CDS encoding nucleotidyltransferase family protein: protein MKKEEIIEIRQTRSVQDAKIQRILRVIRISNPMIQKKYKGIVKCIFGSYVRGEEGPGSDLDVLVEFKDDANLLDLVGISQFLEDRIHIPVDVVPIDTVREEIREQVLREAIPI from the coding sequence ATGAAAAAAGAAGAAATTATTGAAATTCGTCAAACGCGTAGCGTTCAGGACGCCAAAATTCAAAGAATTTTGCGCGTAATAAGAATTTCAAACCCTATGATCCAAAAGAAATATAAGGGCATTGTAAAATGTATTTTTGGGTCTTATGTTCGTGGTGAAGAAGGTCCAGGAAGTGATCTGGATGTTTTAGTGGAATTTAAAGATGATGCAAATCTTCTGGATTTAGTAGGTATTTCTCAATTCCTGGAAGATAGAATCCATATTCCTGTTGATGTGGTCCCTATTGACACTGTTCGAGAGGAGATTAGAGAGCAGGTTTTAAGGGAGGCTATTCCTATATGA
- a CDS encoding nucleotidyltransferase domain-containing protein gives MLKSYQKKFLDKIHQKTHHIEGLELLVAYGSYIRGELTSKSDVDFFALFHDRENLKKGEEPLYNILSDECEAELELPASLYAVSEDEDIDKSFFYGILTEGFLIKPAISEYLIRIINPSPQVLFTYSMDELSPQEKVKVNQILYGYSQKKKDRKYTYEGMIQDLQGERLRSGIMVPQKYEGELERFMRSHKLNYRKKVVFA, from the coding sequence ATGTTAAAATCTTACCAGAAGAAGTTTCTAGATAAAATCCATCAAAAAACTCATCATATCGAAGGCCTGGAACTCTTGGTGGCATATGGAAGTTATATAAGAGGAGAACTAACTTCTAAATCAGATGTGGATTTTTTTGCACTGTTCCATGACCGTGAAAACCTTAAAAAGGGTGAAGAACCATTATATAATATTCTATCCGATGAATGTGAGGCTGAACTGGAGCTTCCCGCATCACTCTATGCAGTTAGCGAAGATGAAGATATTGACAAATCATTTTTCTACGGAATCCTTACTGAAGGATTTTTAATCAAACCAGCAATTTCTGAATATTTAATTCGAATTATTAATCCCTCCCCTCAAGTGCTTTTCACTTATTCCATGGATGAATTATCTCCTCAAGAGAAAGTTAAAGTGAATCAAATCCTTTACGGCTATTCTCAAAAGAAAAAAGACAGAAAGTACACTTATGAAGGTATGATACAGGATCTTCAAGGCGAAAGACTGCGTTCAGGAATTATGGTGCCCCAAAAATATGAAGGAGAACTAGAAAGGTTTATGCGAAGTCATAAATTGAATTACCGGAAAAAAGTGGTCTTTGCATGA
- a CDS encoding HEPN domain-containing protein, whose protein sequence is MVSIDIHLRNAREKAETLYEALQKERLSVVGDMAYKVAEEAVLAYESREDPYSTHRRTQTFYIVKTELGESERKCFRRLHRIYERLGYGGSNGDLAEEAVKCMEKIVKRVESELDVKILPEEVSR, encoded by the coding sequence ATGGTTTCAATTGATATCCACCTTAGAAATGCACGTGAGAAGGCTGAAACATTGTATGAAGCTCTTCAAAAAGAAAGATTATCTGTAGTTGGAGATATGGCATATAAAGTAGCTGAAGAAGCTGTTTTAGCCTATGAAAGCCGAGAAGATCCATATTCCACTCACAGGAGAACCCAGACATTTTACATAGTAAAAACTGAACTGGGCGAGAGTGAAAGAAAGTGTTTCCGCCGATTACATAGAATTTATGAAAGATTGGGTTACGGTGGAAGCAATGGAGATCTAGCTGAAGAAGCTGTAAAATGCATGGAAAAAATTGTAAAAAGAGTTGAGAGTGAATTAGATGTTAAAATCTTACCAGAAGAAGTTTCTAGATAA
- a CDS encoding ArsR family transcriptional regulator, whose product MLSELFKTKKRVEILYYVLYHDISTVTEISRETGVSKGLVSRFLDYLKNNGLLERHGRKYCPNDTTKAREIKVLLNLDKIDLDQRNLDWADAIGIYGSWASGTNTIESDFDIWVKVEKYPPEQKISLLNKDLRAMTESEVNMLILTPEKLDTLKNTDKPFYNSLLRNSIILKGESLE is encoded by the coding sequence ATGCTTAGTGAACTCTTCAAGACGAAAAAAAGAGTTGAAATCCTTTATTATGTGTTATATCACGATATATCAACTGTAACAGAAATTTCAAGAGAAACTGGAGTTTCAAAAGGGCTTGTTTCAAGATTTTTAGATTATCTGAAAAATAACGGTTTGCTTGAAAGACATGGGAGAAAATATTGTCCAAATGATACTACAAAGGCAAGAGAAATCAAAGTTCTTTTAAATTTAGATAAAATAGACCTTGATCAGCGTAATTTAGATTGGGCAGATGCTATAGGTATATATGGAAGCTGGGCATCAGGAACAAACACCATAGAAAGTGATTTTGACATCTGGGTTAAAGTAGAAAAATATCCTCCTGAACAAAAGATAAGCCTGTTAAACAAGGATTTAAGAGCTATGACAGAGTCTGAAGTAAACATGCTCATTTTAACTCCTGAAAAATTAGACACGCTAAAAAATACAGATAAACCGTTTTATAACTCTCTTTTAAGAAATTCAATAATTTTAAAGGGTGAATCACTTGAATGA
- a CDS encoding nucleotidyltransferase family protein has translation MKTKAEVLEILEKDLPHLKKAFHVKTIGLFGSCARGEHTEESDLDLMIEFEKTPGFLELSDLEEHLSDLAGFKVEIVTPGGLKDRVKHSIMKDMEFIHVKA, from the coding sequence ATGAAAACCAAAGCAGAAGTTTTAGAAATCCTGGAAAAGGATCTTCCACACCTTAAAAAAGCTTTTCATGTGAAAACAATAGGATTATTTGGATCATGCGCTCGCGGGGAACATACAGAGGAAAGTGACCTGGATCTAATGATAGAATTTGAAAAAACACCAGGTTTTCTTGAGTTATCAGATCTAGAGGAACATCTTTCTGATTTGGCTGGTTTTAAAGTGGAAATTGTTACTCCTGGTGGTTTAAAAGATAGAGTAAAACATAGCATAATGAAAGATATGGAATTTATCCATGTAAAAGCATGA
- a CDS encoding type II toxin-antitoxin system HicB family antitoxin, which yields MKRYKVSVVIEKDEDGYFAFSPELQGCYAQGETYEEVIENIKDAIRLHIKDMIENKEAIPEIESISLTSLEVEV from the coding sequence ATGAAACGATATAAGGTTTCTGTAGTAATAGAAAAGGATGAAGATGGATATTTTGCATTTAGTCCTGAACTTCAGGGTTGTTATGCTCAAGGTGAAACCTATGAGGAAGTTATAGAGAATATTAAAGATGCTATTCGTCTCCACATTAAAGATATGATAGAAAACAAAGAAGCAATTCCTGAAATTGAATCCATCAGCTTAACTTCTCTGGAAGTAGAAGTATGA
- a CDS encoding type II toxin-antitoxin system HicA family toxin, which produces MSDKLPRVTANKVIKVLESVGFVLTRQSGSHKIYKNKEGVRITVPYHSGKTLHPKLLKNILKDADLTVDQFKELL; this is translated from the coding sequence ATGAGTGATAAACTTCCTCGAGTAACAGCAAATAAAGTTATTAAGGTTTTAGAGAGTGTAGGATTCGTTCTTACACGCCAAAGTGGAAGCCATAAAATCTATAAAAATAAGGAGGGTGTGAGGATAACGGTTCCATATCATTCTGGAAAGACCCTTCACCCTAAATTATTGAAAAACATACTTAAAGATGCTGATTTAACTGTAGACCAGTTTAAAGAATTATTATAA
- a CDS encoding nucleotidyltransferase family protein yields MLKKIGIFGSYAKGQQNEESDVDILVEFEKPTFDNFMELAFFLEDLFGKKVDLLTPKSLSPYMKPYVEKEVIWCE; encoded by the coding sequence ATGTTAAAAAAAATAGGAATATTTGGTTCTTACGCCAAAGGACAGCAAAATGAAGAAAGTGATGTTGATATACTTGTGGAGTTTGAAAAACCTACTTTTGACAATTTTATGGAATTAGCATTCTTTCTTGAAGACCTATTCGGTAAAAAAGTTGATCTTCTTACTCCTAAAAGCTTAAGTCCTTATATGAAGCCATATGTAGAAAAAGAAGTGATTTGGTGTGAATAG
- a CDS encoding DUF5654 family protein, translating to MIQNKLSNKALAALGYSPNESLQSLLNEERTLLWKLVDVERIIALLTVVFGVMIAIAWDAVIVATFIIGDQSGKLNLLFIYAIILTIVGFSMGYAVGKIAGVE from the coding sequence ATGATTCAAAATAAACTTTCAAATAAAGCACTGGCTGCACTTGGTTATTCTCCTAATGAATCCCTACAATCTCTCCTTAATGAAGAAAGAACTTTGTTATGGAAGCTTGTGGACGTAGAAAGAATTATTGCACTCCTCACAGTTGTTTTTGGAGTAATGATAGCAATTGCCTGGGATGCAGTAATTGTTGCAACATTTATAATCGGAGATCAGTCAGGGAAACTCAATTTACTGTTTATATATGCAATTATACTAACTATCGTTGGATTTTCAATGGGTTATGCAGTAGGGAAAATAGCCGGCGTAGAATAA
- a CDS encoding DNA alkylation repair protein: MEFEQIIRELESLSRPEDVKGMARFGINPEKVYGIRIPELRSIAKKAGKNHELAEKLWRYGYNETRIMASMIEDPKLVCEDQMEKWVIEFDSWDVCDQCCMNLFRKTPFAYQKVYEWSKRGEEFVKRAAFTLIATLAVHDKKADDSKFEEFFAIIIREAHDERNFVKKAVNSALRQIGKRNINLNNKTIEVAEEIKKIDSKSAKWIAKDALRELKSEKIQKKLKNR, encoded by the coding sequence ATGGAATTTGAACAGATCATTCGAGAATTAGAATCATTATCCCGCCCAGAAGATGTAAAAGGAATGGCTCGGTTTGGAATCAATCCCGAGAAAGTTTATGGGATAAGAATACCTGAATTACGGAGCATAGCTAAAAAAGCAGGCAAAAATCATGAACTTGCAGAAAAACTTTGGAGATATGGATATAATGAAACTAGAATAATGGCCAGCATGATTGAAGATCCTAAATTGGTTTGTGAGGACCAAATGGAAAAATGGGTTATTGAATTTGATTCATGGGATGTTTGTGACCAGTGCTGTATGAATTTATTCCGTAAAACTCCCTTTGCATATCAAAAAGTTTATGAATGGAGCAAACGGGGTGAAGAATTTGTTAAAAGAGCTGCTTTCACATTAATAGCAACTTTAGCAGTTCATGATAAAAAAGCTGATGATTCTAAATTTGAAGAATTTTTTGCCATAATTATTAGGGAAGCTCATGATGAAAGAAATTTTGTAAAAAAAGCTGTAAATTCGGCTTTAAGGCAAATTGGAAAACGAAATATTAATTTAAATAATAAAACCATTGAAGTTGCAGAAGAAATCAAAAAAATTGATTCTAAAAGTGCTAAATGGATTGCAAAAGATGCTCTACGAGAGCTAAAAAGTGAAAAAATCCAGAAAAAACTTAAAAATAGATAA
- a CDS encoding nitrogen fixation protein NifH has protein sequence MLKWKSFLNVDPTEWLLEENNPSVRYFTLKDIMERPENDPEIIQARESIMKIGVVPKLLAKQEIGGYWGIPENFYLRGKYKGTSWQLIILAELGADGNDERIKKACEFMFKNSQDPESGAFSYIINKEGAGDHERVLPCLTANMVWSFIRFGYLKDERVQKAIKWLIKHQRFDDKPVKEPNGWRYKMWRRCWGERTCHSIIVKSLKLFAEIPKNQRTPEMEGYITKGAEHMLNHHIYKRNQSPVKGQFKWLKFGFPLMWNIDALEVLGLLTKLGYNDERMHETMDIMISKQNKEGKWILENTFNGRFQTSIERKGKPSKWITLNAMRVLKGFYR, from the coding sequence ATGCTCAAATGGAAATCCTTTTTAAATGTTGATCCTACTGAATGGCTCTTAGAAGAAAATAATCCTTCAGTTAGATATTTCACTCTCAAAGATATTATGGAAAGGCCTGAAAATGATCCAGAAATAATTCAAGCCAGAGAAAGTATAATGAAAATAGGAGTTGTTCCTAAATTACTGGCTAAACAGGAAATTGGGGGCTACTGGGGCATTCCTGAGAACTTTTATTTAAGAGGTAAATATAAAGGAACTTCCTGGCAGTTAATAATCCTTGCTGAACTTGGTGCAGATGGTAATGATGAAAGAATTAAAAAAGCATGTGAATTCATGTTTAAAAACTCTCAGGATCCTGAAAGCGGTGCATTTTCATATATAATTAATAAAGAAGGTGCTGGTGACCATGAACGAGTTTTACCATGTCTTACAGCTAACATGGTCTGGAGTTTCATCCGATTTGGATATTTGAAGGATGAAAGAGTCCAAAAAGCAATAAAATGGCTCATAAAGCATCAGCGATTTGATGATAAGCCAGTAAAAGAGCCCAATGGATGGAGGTATAAAATGTGGAGAAGATGCTGGGGAGAGCGTACATGCCATAGTATCATTGTAAAATCCCTTAAATTATTCGCCGAGATACCAAAAAACCAAAGAACACCAGAAATGGAAGGTTATATAACTAAAGGCGCTGAACACATGCTTAATCACCATATTTACAAAAGAAACCAATCTCCTGTTAAAGGTCAATTTAAATGGCTAAAATTTGGCTTTCCATTGATGTGGAACATCGACGCGCTGGAAGTTTTAGGATTATTGACTAAATTAGGTTATAACGATGAGAGGATGCATGAAACCATGGATATAATGATTTCCAAGCAAAATAAGGAAGGTAAATGGATATTAGAAAATACTTTCAATGGGCGATTTCAAACAAGCATTGAAAGAAAAGGAAAGCCAAGTAAATGGATTACTTTAAATGCAATGCGAGTATTAAAAGGTTTTTATAGATGA
- a CDS encoding phosphomannose isomerase type II C-terminal cupin domain, producing MWMKLKVYRPWGSYTILGGGEDYKIKKIFVKPQAKLSLQLHKKRSEHWIVVKGRAKVRIGNREYILKKGESTFVPKDTKHRLENPTKKILEIIEVQQGEYLEEDDIIRFEDDYGRV from the coding sequence ATCTGGATGAAACTGAAAGTTTATAGGCCGTGGGGAAGTTATACTATCCTTGGTGGGGGCGAAGATTACAAAATTAAAAAGATTTTTGTAAAACCCCAAGCAAAATTGTCTTTACAACTTCATAAAAAAAGGTCAGAACACTGGATAGTAGTAAAAGGCAGGGCTAAAGTTAGGATAGGAAATAGAGAATATATTCTTAAAAAAGGCGAAAGTACTTTTGTTCCCAAAGACACAAAGCATCGATTGGAAAACCCAACAAAAAAAATTTTAGAAATAATTGAAGTTCAACAAGGAGAATATCTTGAAGAGGACGATATAATAAGATTTGAGGATGATTACGGCAGAGTATAG
- the afpA gene encoding archaeoflavoprotein AfpA — protein sequence MNTKRKVVWAITGSGDRITETTKIMKQINEKYGDEFDIRVYISKAGDQVLKYYGLFKEIELDFDRTWVEVNSNAPFLAGQIQLGQFDFMLIAPATSNTVAKISLRIADSLIPNAAIMGQKVGLPIYIMPSDVEEGTVITELPDGSDLKLIIRKEDVEHVEKLAKMGVNILKTPEEIKDVFKKHSNQGY from the coding sequence ATGAACACAAAAAGAAAAGTTGTCTGGGCTATTACAGGATCAGGAGATAGAATAACAGAAACTACAAAAATAATGAAACAGATCAATGAAAAGTACGGGGATGAATTTGACATAAGAGTCTACATCTCAAAGGCTGGTGATCAGGTTTTAAAATACTACGGCCTATTTAAAGAGATTGAATTAGATTTTGACAGAACATGGGTTGAAGTTAACTCTAATGCACCATTTTTAGCGGGACAAATACAGTTAGGGCAGTTTGATTTCATGTTAATTGCACCGGCAACATCCAATACTGTTGCCAAGATTTCACTGCGAATTGCTGATTCATTGATTCCAAATGCAGCCATTATGGGCCAAAAGGTAGGCCTACCAATTTATATAATGCCCTCTGATGTTGAAGAAGGAACTGTAATTACAGAATTGCCTGATGGAAGCGATCTTAAATTAATAATAAGAAAAGAAGACGTTGAACATGTTGAAAAACTTGCTAAAATGGGTGTTAATATATTAAAAACTCCCGAAGAAATTAAAGATGTCTTTAAAAAACATTCGAATCAAGGATACTGA
- the dps gene encoding DNA protection during starvation protein gives MAKVAREMVERSGINVDELVELLVKNAAAELTTFYYYTILRANLIGLEGEGVKEIAETARIEDRNHFEALVPRIYELGGQLPRDMKEFHDISGCPPAYLPEDISDVNKILEVLVEAERCAVRQYTNICNITAGKDHRTYDLSLSILHEEVQHESWFSEFLGEGPSGHFQRRGDTSPFVSKFME, from the coding sequence ATGGCTAAAGTAGCTCGAGAAATGGTGGAGAGAAGTGGAATTAATGTAGATGAACTTGTAGAACTTTTAGTGAAAAATGCAGCTGCAGAACTTACGACATTCTATTATTACACAATTTTAAGAGCTAATTTAATAGGATTAGAAGGAGAGGGAGTTAAAGAAATAGCTGAAACAGCACGAATAGAAGATCGAAATCATTTTGAAGCATTGGTACCCAGAATATACGAATTAGGAGGTCAATTGCCTAGAGATATGAAAGAATTCCACGATATTTCTGGTTGTCCTCCTGCATATCTGCCTGAAGACATAAGTGATGTGAACAAAATTTTAGAAGTGCTGGTTGAAGCAGAAAGATGCGCTGTCAGGCAATACACTAACATATGTAATATAACTGCAGGTAAAGACCACAGAACATATGATCTGTCTCTTTCCATTCTTCACGAAGAGGTTCAGCATGAATCATGGTTTTCTGAATTCTTAGGTGAAGGACCTTCAGGACACTTCCAGCGAAGAGGAGACACTTCTCCATTTGTTTCCAAATTCATGGAATAA